Sequence from the Candidatus Nitrospira nitrificans genome:
CTTTTACCCCCTCGCCCAACGAGGGGACGCACGAGCTCAGTATAACCTGGGGTTGCTGTATGCCAGTGGACTGGGCGTGGAGCAAGACTACCAAGCGGCACTCAAATGGCATCGGATGGCGGCGGCCCAAGGCCATGCGGGGGGCCAAAACGAACTCGCGCAGATGTATGCGAAGGGACAAGGCGTTCAGCCGAATCAGGTTCTGGCCTATGTGTGGTTCACCGTGGCGATCGCATCGTCGAGCGGCGGGTCGAAGACCGAGATCATGAAGGATCGGGATCGTACGGCATCACGCATGACGCCGGAGCAGATCACGAAGGCGCAGCAGCTGGCCGAGCAGTGCCAAGAATCGAAATTCAAGAAGTGCGGCGAGAAGTAAGACTATGGGCCGTAGGCGTCGAGATTACCCTCCCCACAAGCACCAAGCCTTCGCGGCAGACTTCATCCTGAGTATCCAACTTGCTCCGCAGCGTGATCTTTAAGACGCGCGTAACTTCCCGACCTCCTCCAGCGTGGTCTCGATTTCCTTCGGTGAGTTGATAAGACTCGGCGCAAGCCTGACATACTTTGTTGCATAGGGCGTGACGCTGCCGACAATGCCGCGGAGACGGAGCTGTTCCACGACGGCCCGGGGCGCCAGGCCCGCGACTTCAAAACAGACAATCCCAGCCGAGAGGTCCTGAGACATTGGGGTATGGAGCGTCACGTGCGGCATGGCCGCCAATCCTTGCTTCAATTGCTGATTGAGCTCATGGATCCGCTGCGTGACCTTGGTTTTTCCAATGGCGTGATGAAACGCGAAGGCTTCGTCCAGTGCCCAGCGATGTTCGAATGAATGAAACCCGCCGGGCGTCATGTGGACCGATGGAGGAAGATCGTTTGACGATTTGTTCTCCATCCAGAGGTCATAGGCCTGTGAGTTGAAGGTCGGGATCGTCGCCCTGGCGATCGGCCATGCTTTTGGGTGGCCCCAGACGAGACCGGTTCCGCGCGGGCCGAACATCCATTTGTGGGTCCCGGCGATCAGGAAGTCGCAGCCGAGGTCGCCCAAGCGGAAGTCCTCGACCCCCAAGGCATGAACCCCGTCCACGCAGAAGATAATCCGATCCCTCTCGTCTCGTGAGCGATTGATGGATTGAATGGCCTGAGCCATGTCGTGGATCGGCAGTTTCAAGCCCGTGCTGGAATGGACCCAGGTGACCGCCAAGATGCGCGTAGCCGGCGAGATGGCCTTACGCAGGGAATCGACCATTTCGTCACGAGAGACGGTCTTGAGTGAACGATAGAGGGAGATCCGGCGAATCTTGGCGCCTGTGCGTTCGGCACGGAGGCGCAGAGCGGTTTCTGTCGAATAATGGTCGTGTGTCGTCGTCAGGATTTCCTGCCCAGTTCGAAGCTGCAAGCCTCCGTAGAGCAGACCCAGACCCATCGTGGTGCTGTCCGTCAACGCGATGTCCGTGGGATTGACGCCCAGATAGTCGGCGGCGGCCTGGAGGACCTTCGCTTCCTGCTTCTCTTCCTGCTCAACCCAATAGCCGATGGGATCGGCATCGAGGCCGGCGCGATGACGATCGATCGCTTCGCGCACCGGTGTGGGATGGGACGCAAGAAAGAACGCCGCGAGATGGATGAGTTGCGGAGACAGAGGAAACTGCGCCCGGAGATCATCCCAGTTCTTGAACCTGCTCCGGGGAGATTGTCGATCAGCAAACGCGCGAGCGTAGGCACCGGTAAGAAGCGCCGCGCCCAAGGTCAATCCAGTCCGCACAAGGAAACCTCGACGTCCAAGGTCGCTCATACGATCCTCCTGGTCAGAATCCGCTTCCGTACTCTACTGTGCGCGCGCAAAATGGACAAGGCAGGGTCGACCGTCGCTCATGCAGCGAGGACAGCGGCGGATGAGCCGGCTAGGACTGATAACTTTCAATCGGTGGGCAGCTGCAGATGAGATGGCGATCGCCGTAGGCCTCGTCGATGCGACTCACGCTGGGCCAAAACTTGCTGTTCTTCAACCAGGGAGCGGGAAACGCCGCCTGTTCCCGGCTGTAGGGGCGGTTCCATTCCGTCCCCGTCACGACCTCGGCGGTATGAGGGGCGTTCTTGAGCACATTGTTCGTTCGCGGCTGGCGTCCGTCAACGATCTCCTGAATTTCGGCGCGGATCAGGATGAGGGCTTCGCAGAACCGATCGAGTTCGTTCTTGGTCTCGCTTTCCGTCGGTTCGATCATGAGCGTGCCGGCCACCGGAAACGACACGGTCGGCGCATGGAAGCCGTAGTCCATCAATCGCTTGGCGACATCCATCGCCTCGATCCCGGCGCTTTCCTTGAATTCACGGAGATCCAGGATGAACTCGTGAGCCACCAATCCGGACTCGCCCCGGTACAGAATGGTGTAATGCTTTTCCATCCGCTTCGCCATGTAGTTGGCATTGAGGATGGCTACCTGTGTGGCCGTGGTCAATCCGTCACGACCCATCAAGGCAATGTACACCCAGGAAATCGGAAGGATGCTCGGGCTACCGAACGGAGCCGCCGAGACAGGACCGATAGCTTGAGACCCACCCAGCTTGACCACCGGGTGCCCTGGAAGAAAGGGCACGAGATGCCGCGCCACTCCGATCGGTCCGACACCGGGTCCTCCACCTCCATGGGGAATACAAAACGTCTTATGAAGGTTGAGATGGCAGACATCCGCCCCGATGTCGCCGAGTCGGCAGAGGCCCACCATGGCATTCATATTGGCCCCGTCGATATAGACCTGTCCGCCATGCGTATGGACGATTTGGCAGATACGCCGCACGCTTGCCTCAAATACTCCATGAGTAGAAGGATACGTGAGCATCAGGGCCGACAATCGGTCCCGATATTGAGCGGCCTTGGCCTCCAAATCGGCGACATCCACGTTTCCGTTCCGATCGCATGCGACGACCACCACCGTCATGCCGACCATAGCGGCGCTGGCGGGATTCGTGCCGTGGGCCGATACAGGGATCAAGCAGACGTCTCGATGTGTTTCCCCCTTCGAGCGATGATAGGCGCGAATTACCATCAGGCCGGAATATTCGCCCTGGGACCCCGCGTTCGGTTGGAGCGAGAAGGCCGCAAATCCGGCAAGTTCAGCCAACCACGATTCGAGCTGTCCACACAACGTCTGATAGCCACGTGTTTGTTCAGCCGGCGCGAAGGGGTGCAAACGAGCGAACTCCGGCCACGTCACCGGCAGCATTTCCGTGGTGCCGTTCAGCTTCATGGTGCATGAACCCAGCGGGATCATTGAATGGACGAGGGACAGGTCCTTGGCCTGCAGTCTGTGAAGATAGCGGAGCATCTCGTGCTCCGAGTGGTAGCGATGGAAAACCTCATGCGTCAGGTACTTACTCGTCCTGGCCAAGGGGGACGAGTAGGCGAGATCGATGGCATCAGCGAGATCGGAAAGGCGAAACGGCAACTGGTCATGCCCGACGAAGATGTGCAGGAGGCGGCGCACTTCTTCCTCGGAGCTGGCTTCATCGAGTGAAATACCGATGGAGCCGTCTTCATAATGCCGGAAATTGACCCCTTGTTCATTTGCCCTGGTCGCAATTTGATCGGCTTGAGCGTTAGGGACCGGTATCCGAACCGTATCGAAGAAGACTTTCGGCAATACGTCGAACCCAAGCCGACGCAATCCTTCCGCCAGCAGCAACGTAAGGCCGTGGACACGTTCGGCAATCCGACGCAACCCGTCCGGCCCGTGGTACACGGCATACATGGCGGCCATGACAGCCAACAAGACTTGAGCCGTGCAGATATTACTGGTGGCCTTCTCTCGCCGAATGTGTTGCTCCCTCGTCTGAAGCGAAAGCCTGATGGCCGGCTTGCCGGTCACATCTTTCGAGACACCAACCAGGCGACCAGGCACCTGCCGTTTGTAGTCCTCTCTGGTCGCGAGAAACGCAGCGTGGGGTCCACCGAAGCCGATCGGCACACCGAAGCGTTGCGTCGAACCAACGGCAATGTCGGCACCGAATTCTCCGGGCGAGCGGAGCAAGGTCAGGGCGAGAAGATCGGTGGCAACCGCCACGAGAACACCGGCCTCATGCGCCTGCGCGACCAAGGTGCTGAAATCACTCACATAGCCGTCCGTGGCCGGATACTGCAACAACAGGCCGCATAGCTGAGAACGCGAACAATCAACGGACGAGGCGACACCGGTCTTGATGACGATACCCAGAGGTTCGGCTCTGGTCTGCAACACCGCCAAGGTCTGTGGGTGACAGTCGCGCGAGACAAAGAATTCTTTTCGTTCATCGCCTCTGTTGCGGGCGATCGTGTAGCACATCGCCATCGCTTCGGCTGCAGCGGTCGCTTCATCCAACAACGAGGCATTCGCCAGCGGCAGGCCGGTCAAGTCCGCCACCATGGTCTGGAAGTTGACCAGCGCCTCCAAGCGGCCTTGTGAGATCTCGGCTTGGTATGGGGTGTATTGCGTATACCAAGCCGGGTTTTCTAGAATGTTTCGTTGGATCACGCCCGGGATGACGCAATCGTAGTAGCCCATGCCGATCAGCGATCGATAGACCTGATTTTTGGACGCGATGTCTTTCAGGCGGGTGAGGACGGCCTGCTCACCGTCGGCGGTCGGAATGTCAAGAGCTCGACCAAATCGAATATCAGGAGGAATGGCGGCATCGGTCAACGTGTCGAGCGAACGGAGGCCTAATGTGGCCAGCATCTCTTGAATATCGGCCCTTGTGGGACCCAGGTGCCGGTGAATAAAGTCGTCAGTCGGTCGGCGCCAATTCTGAGTGGTCATGGAGTCGGCTACCCTCTGGTTAGCTTGTAGAGAATGGGATGAGCAGTGCCCCTGTCGATCGAGCAGCGTATCACGCCATCACCACTTTTCCAAGAGATCAGGCTCGGTTTCCGGAGATAATTTCATGGTGGTACTGACGATCGCTGTATTTGCGAGGAGGCCTTGTCCGAAGGAGCCGTCGACCTCTCCCGGCGCGCCGCGAGGTCCATTGTCTTGCAGAGCCGCCGGCTTTTGATTGCTTTTCACATAATTCGCGTTATGGTTGACTCATACCTCCAGTCTGGGGAGCTGACCCAT
This genomic interval carries:
- a CDS encoding aminotransferase class V-fold PLP-dependent enzyme — translated: MSDLGRRGFLVRTGLTLGAALLTGAYARAFADRQSPRSRFKNWDDLRAQFPLSPQLIHLAAFFLASHPTPVREAIDRHRAGLDADPIGYWVEQEEKQEAKVLQAAADYLGVNPTDIALTDSTTMGLGLLYGGLQLRTGQEILTTTHDHYSTETALRLRAERTGAKIRRISLYRSLKTVSRDEMVDSLRKAISPATRILAVTWVHSSTGLKLPIHDMAQAIQSINRSRDERDRIIFCVDGVHALGVEDFRLGDLGCDFLIAGTHKWMFGPRGTGLVWGHPKAWPIARATIPTFNSQAYDLWMENKSSNDLPPSVHMTPGGFHSFEHRWALDEAFAFHHAIGKTKVTQRIHELNQQLKQGLAAMPHVTLHTPMSQDLSAGIVCFEVAGLAPRAVVEQLRLRGIVGSVTPYATKYVRLAPSLINSPKEIETTLEEVGKLRAS
- a CDS encoding tetratricopeptide repeat protein, translating into MRLLVLVAVLILTSATVSSAVEPLSGNSKKTIPLAGEEPYDALQRGDYRVAAGLFYPLAQRGDARAQYNLGLLYASGLGVEQDYQAALKWHRMAAAQGHAGGQNELAQMYAKGQGVQPNQVLAYVWFTVAIASSSGGSKTEIMKDRDRTASRMTPEQITKAQQLAEQCQESKFKKCGEK
- the gcvP gene encoding aminomethyl-transferring glycine dehydrogenase translates to MTTQNWRRPTDDFIHRHLGPTRADIQEMLATLGLRSLDTLTDAAIPPDIRFGRALDIPTADGEQAVLTRLKDIASKNQVYRSLIGMGYYDCVIPGVIQRNILENPAWYTQYTPYQAEISQGRLEALVNFQTMVADLTGLPLANASLLDEATAAAEAMAMCYTIARNRGDERKEFFVSRDCHPQTLAVLQTRAEPLGIVIKTGVASSVDCSRSQLCGLLLQYPATDGYVSDFSTLVAQAHEAGVLVAVATDLLALTLLRSPGEFGADIAVGSTQRFGVPIGFGGPHAAFLATREDYKRQVPGRLVGVSKDVTGKPAIRLSLQTREQHIRREKATSNICTAQVLLAVMAAMYAVYHGPDGLRRIAERVHGLTLLLAEGLRRLGFDVLPKVFFDTVRIPVPNAQADQIATRANEQGVNFRHYEDGSIGISLDEASSEEEVRRLLHIFVGHDQLPFRLSDLADAIDLAYSSPLARTSKYLTHEVFHRYHSEHEMLRYLHRLQAKDLSLVHSMIPLGSCTMKLNGTTEMLPVTWPEFARLHPFAPAEQTRGYQTLCGQLESWLAELAGFAAFSLQPNAGSQGEYSGLMVIRAYHRSKGETHRDVCLIPVSAHGTNPASAAMVGMTVVVVACDRNGNVDVADLEAKAAQYRDRLSALMLTYPSTHGVFEASVRRICQIVHTHGGQVYIDGANMNAMVGLCRLGDIGADVCHLNLHKTFCIPHGGGGPGVGPIGVARHLVPFLPGHPVVKLGGSQAIGPVSAAPFGSPSILPISWVYIALMGRDGLTTATQVAILNANYMAKRMEKHYTILYRGESGLVAHEFILDLREFKESAGIEAMDVAKRLMDYGFHAPTVSFPVAGTLMIEPTESETKNELDRFCEALILIRAEIQEIVDGRQPRTNNVLKNAPHTAEVVTGTEWNRPYSREQAAFPAPWLKNSKFWPSVSRIDEAYGDRHLICSCPPIESYQS